GAATGCCGCCCGTGGTTCGAGGACGACGGCACGGTCGGCGGGATCGTGATCTACACCGAAGTGATCACCGAGCAGGTGAAGATGGAACAGGAACTGGTCCGCCGCGCCGACGAGCTCACGCTCCAGAAGCGGCGCGCCGAGGCGACCCTGCTCTCGATCGGCGACGGCGTCGTCTCGACCGGGCACGACGGCCGCATCGCGGCCTTCAACGTGGTCGCCGAGAAACTCACCGGCTGGACCGCCGCCGAGGCGATCGGCAGGCGCTTCGACGAGGTCTTCGCGCTCGTCAAGGAAGCCAGCGGCGAACCGGCCGTCGATCCGGTGCGGAGGGTCGTCGAGAGCGGCCGCCGCTTCGAACTCGAGAACCACACGATCCTCGTCGCGAAGGACGGGTCGCGCTACTACGTCGAGGATTCCGCGGCGCCGATCATCGACGTCGACGGCTCGCTCTCCGGCGTCGTCCTCGTCTTCCGCGACGTCACCGAGAAGAACTTCAAGCAGCGCGAGATCGAATACCTGTCGATCCACGACTTCATGACCGGACTGTACAACCGCCGCCACTTCGTCGAACGGCTCGCGGCGATGGACAACGAGAACCACTATCCGCTCGGCGTCGTCATGTCCGACTTCAACGGCCTCAAGATCCTGAACGACGCCTTCGGCCACGACCTCGGCGACGAGGCCCTGAAGAAGATCGCCCACATCCTCGAGCGCGTCGCCCCGACGTCCGCCGTGATCGCGCGGATCGGCGGCGACGAATTCGCCGCGATCCTCCCGAATGCCAGCGAGGTCGAGATCGCCGCCTTCTCCGATGCGCTCCGCACGGCCGTCGCCGGCGAGCACGTGAACAACGTGCCGCTCTCGCTCGCGGTCGGCTACGCGATCAAGGACGCGACCTCGGCGTCGATCGACGAGGTCCTCAAGCTCGCCGAGAACGACATGTACGCCCACAAGATCTCCGAGGGCTCGAGCGTCCGGAACCGCGCCATCCAGGCGATCCTGAAGACGCTCACCGACAAGTACGCCAAGGAGAAGGTCCACTCCGAACGCGTGAGCCGCCTCTGCGGCGCGATCGGCCGGGCGCTCTCGCTCCGCTCCGAGGAACAGCGCGAACTCGAGATGGCGGGCCTCTACCACGACATCGGGAAGATCGCGATCCCCGACGAGATCCTGAACAAGCCCGGCCGGCTCGAACCGGCCGAGTTCGACGTGATGAAGAAGCATACCGAGATCGGCTACCAGATCCTCCGCGCCGCCGACGAGTATTCCGACCTCGCCGAATACGCGCTCTCGCACCAGGAGCGCTGGGACGGCAAGGGCTATCCGCGCGGGATCGCCGGCACCGCGATCCCGCTCTTCAGCCGGATCATCTCGATCGCCGACGCCTACGAGGCGATGACCGCAGACCGGCCCTACCGCATGTCGCTTTCGAAGGCGGAGGCCGTCGAACGCATGCGCGAAGGCCGCGGCACGCAGTTCGATCCCGAACTCGACGACCTCTTCCTGAATGTCGTCCTGCCGGGCGGCGACTTCTAGGAGGGGCCATGGAAAACAACGAATTCTTCGAACGCCTGTACAACGAACTGGAGGACCTCCTCCGCATCCGCTACCGCCTCGAACCGAACGCGAGCGCGGTCTACTTCCACGAGAACCGCGTCGGCGGCCAGACGGCGAAGAACCTGCGGGCGATCCGCGAGCTGCGCAACTACATCGTCCACGACAAGCGCACCGACACGATCACCACCTGCATCGTGAGCGACGAGGCGATCCGCTTCCTCGAACGCGCGATCGAGGGCCTGAAGCGCCCGCGCCGCGCGATCGACGTCTGCGTGCTGAAGGAACGGATCCTCTTCGCCTGGATCACCTCGCCGGTGAAGCCGCTGCTTGCGGCGATGCTCGAGCGCAACATCTCGCACGTCCCCGTCCTCGACGATTCCGGGCGCATCCTCGGCGTCTTCAGCGGCACGACCCTGTTCGCCCAGGCGGCGGGGACGGAGGTCCTGGCGGTCGGTCCGAAGACGACGATGCGCGACTTCGAACGGTACCTGCCGCTCGCGGCCCACGTCGAGAACTACCTCTTCGTCGACCGCACGACGCCGCTCGAGGAACTCATCGAACTCTTCGGCGCGACGCCGAAGGGCGGACGCAAGACGAAGATGATCTTCGTCACCGAGCACGGGGTGCCCGAGGAGCGGATCCTCGGTCTGATCACGCCGTGGGACATCCTCGACGGCGACGTCGTCGCCGCCTAGAAACCGAAAATCAAAAGGGGCTGCATCGAAACGGATCCGAGATGGTCCGAATCGATGCAGCCCCTTTGCGAATGGGCCGGGCGGGTCACTCGGCGACGTCAGCCTCGACCAGCAGGAACACGACCCAGGGATCCTCGTAGGCGGTGACGCAGAAATCGTAAGCCTGTTCGACTGCGATCGCGAACCTGGCGTCCGCCATCGCGATGGCCGTCCCGTCGGCTCCGACGATGGAGACGGGGATATCGCCGTTCGGCTCGTCGGCCGTGAGTCCGTAGGCCCCCGCTTCGAGGAAGGAGCGGAAGCACCCGCCGCCGAGGAGCGACGCGTC
This sequence is a window from Candidatus Izemoplasmatales bacterium. Protein-coding genes within it:
- a CDS encoding PAS domain-containing protein translates to MLKRYWKPALVVLFLGAMTAVLYFEDYYHDYHTVVMQAFTFILIVVAFWLRRYLIPVAVYFAFVHVLFDGLLIGEFPAAAVRESLLQFVFVGVLYVVLDQRDKSRVRLKRYIDASRIATWEWDLRTNVKTYNERWAAMLGYRLDELRPITNETWLRLAHPDDAVSSQKAVDAVLAGETEFFEHKSRLRHKDGHWVWILDRGNVVQRTRRGKPTVMSGTHTDITLEMTLAERLHQQNAKFVRLVASAPDIIYELDLEQRHTAIYGKWMKDEGVTPSQFLGKTARDVFGETAAKPHEEAFARVLAGEGVVYDWHIAGTAGERFFQTSLSPILGTDGEVAGAVGVGRDVTALKLAERRLLHSHDLMKYVIEHSNSAIAVHDRDLRYLFVSDNYKKQYHVLDRDLIGKHHYDVFPDLPEKWRAVHRRCLGGEVLSADRDRYDRADGTVDYTRWECRPWFEDDGTVGGIVIYTEVITEQVKMEQELVRRADELTLQKRRAEATLLSIGDGVVSTGHDGRIAAFNVVAEKLTGWTAAEAIGRRFDEVFALVKEASGEPAVDPVRRVVESGRRFELENHTILVAKDGSRYYVEDSAAPIIDVDGSLSGVVLVFRDVTEKNFKQREIEYLSIHDFMTGLYNRRHFVERLAAMDNENHYPLGVVMSDFNGLKILNDAFGHDLGDEALKKIAHILERVAPTSAVIARIGGDEFAAILPNASEVEIAAFSDALRTAVAGEHVNNVPLSLAVGYAIKDATSASIDEVLKLAENDMYAHKISEGSSVRNRAIQAILKTLTDKYAKEKVHSERVSRLCGAIGRALSLRSEEQRELEMAGLYHDIGKIAIPDEILNKPGRLEPAEFDVMKKHTEIGYQILRAADEYSDLAEYALSHQERWDGKGYPRGIAGTAIPLFSRIISIADAYEAMTADRPYRMSLSKAEAVERMREGRGTQFDPELDDLFLNVVLPGGDF
- a CDS encoding CBS domain-containing protein, producing the protein MENNEFFERLYNELEDLLRIRYRLEPNASAVYFHENRVGGQTAKNLRAIRELRNYIVHDKRTDTITTCIVSDEAIRFLERAIEGLKRPRRAIDVCVLKERILFAWITSPVKPLLAAMLERNISHVPVLDDSGRILGVFSGTTLFAQAAGTEVLAVGPKTTMRDFERYLPLAAHVENYLFVDRTTPLEELIELFGATPKGGRKTKMIFVTEHGVPEERILGLITPWDILDGDVVAA